The nucleotide window TACCCACGAATACGTGATTGATAGGAACGGTCTCTCAGTAATAACTACCTCGCAGGATGAGTACCTTCCTTTTCTTTCAGCAAGCGAGAAAAGGTTGTCCTTTGATCAGTTACCAGATGATGTAGCCAAGAAGGTAGCTCAAAACTTCCAGGACGTACTAGTTCAATTGAGGGAAGTCCTCAAGACCTACTCAAGGCGCAACCCAAAGTATGAAGCCGTCGCCTTAGAGGTAGAAAACATTGTTAAGAGTCAGTGACACCTTGGTTAGGACAATTAATTTGGTTCACTATCAGCAAACCAATTTCATGGGAAGACTACATGGAGGTGACATGCTCAAGTTCTTGGCGGACGCCGGAATGCTAGCCTCCATGAAGGTTGGAAAAGGTCTGGCAGTTCTAGCCTCTCTTGACGAAGTGTTGTTCAAGAGAGGGGCCAACCTGGGAGACATAGTCACTGTGGATGCGAGAGTGTTGTATATAGGTAAAACCTCAATGGAAGTTGAGATGATTGCCAGAAGGGGATCCGAAACGATAGTTACCGCTACCGGAACTTACGTTAAAGTAGACAACAAATTCAGACCTGCTCCTGTTGGTGATATAGTTGTTCCAGAGACGGAGGAAGAGAGAGAAGCTGTGGCAAAAGCCATGAAAAGAAGAGAAGTCAAGGTCAACAAGTTGAAAAATAAGAACACAATGAGGATATGTTCAAATGATCCAACAAACTTCTTGAGACATAGGCTGAGCAACACAACCTTCGTTGGACCTACCATGACTTACGATGGTAGCGTGGTATCAGCGGGAGCTCTTTTGAAGGCAATGGATGACTTAGGTGGAACTTTGGCATTGAGATATAATGGGATAGATCACTACTCCCCTAAACAAGATGGAGTTGTGACTGTAGCTGTATCTGATATTTTCTTTTACTCGCCAATCAGGCTAGGGGACATCATTGAAATGAACGCTGGGTTAACTTTCGTGGGTAAGACCTCAATGGATATCTTAATTAACGTTAATAGGTTAAACATGGAAAACCAAGAATGTTCTCACGTTACAACAGCATACTTTTCGTACGTTAGAGTTGATCCTGAAGGTAGGAAAAAGGAAGTTCCAATCTACATCCCAGAAAACGAATACGAGGTTGAGCTGTGGAAAGAGTCAGCTAGAAGAAGAGGTGCTGTATCTTCTTGAAATGAAAGCGTACAAGGTTATGGTTGATAGTGAGAAGGAGTAGAAAGAAACTAGATAATCTAAGTTGAGATCGTTGCCAAAGAAGCTAACCGCGCTACTACCTGCTATATTTGCCATGTCTTCTACCGCATTGAATATCCCTATAATCGAACCCCTATTCTTCTTCAGCCCTCTGAAAATATAGGAAAAGAACGAGATACTGAACACAGGATATATAGACCCAAAAGTTACGAAAAGAGGGATTTGCGACGTATTGGGCTCTATCCTTAGTTTAAGTAAAGCTGAAGTTAAGAGTACTATTAGCGCCCTCCCTGTTAATGATACATACATTAGGAAACTCTCCTTGCCATTAACTATTCTAGCTGAAATATAGTAAACTCCTTCATCAATAAGATATAATATAAAATAACTTAAATAGATAAAATATTTAGGATTTTTCAGATCATAGTTTAGAGGGACGTAAGCTGTAAAGAATATCTCTGCAGCGAAGTTAAATGACGCAAAAGAGATCAGCGCCTCTGACAACTCTTTGACGTTTTTGGTCCTTAGCCTCCTATCGAAATTAGGTTTTCCCGTTACTCCGCTAATGGAGAATAGAGTTAAAGGTAATGAAAAAATGGACAAAACAAGCGGGTACGTGTAACTGCTTTCGAAAATTGCTGAAATGCTTCCCGCAGCGTTTCCAATTAAGGTGAGTTGGGAGAGCCTTGAGTTCATTTTGGGAATCTCTTCAAAGCTATAATTTTCCAGAAGTATAAGCGAATAGAGCGGAGAGTTCAACGACGATGAGAATCCTGCTAGAGAGTATCCCAAAAGGCTTTCCGTCAGATTTCCATTAAGGAGAATAGAGGAAATAAGTAGAAGGGAAGGTAATGTTACCCCGAATTCTACTCGCCTATAAGTTCTGTCCAACAGGTCCCCCCAGAAATAAGATCCTGCTCCGTTGGCCAAGTTATACAGTGTAGTAGCCAAACCCAAGAGAAATACCGACTTCGTTTGAGCGTAGAGAGTCACGGGATACCATATACCTATATATGTAGTGGTTGCCACTAACAGCGGTTGTGAGAGAAATTTCCTCATCAGAGG belongs to Metallosphaera tengchongensis and includes:
- a CDS encoding acyl-CoA thioesterase, producing the protein MLRVSDTLVRTINLVHYQQTNFMGRLHGGDMLKFLADAGMLASMKVGKGLAVLASLDEVLFKRGANLGDIVTVDARVLYIGKTSMEVEMIARRGSETIVTATGTYVKVDNKFRPAPVGDIVVPETEEEREAVAKAMKRREVKVNKLKNKNTMRICSNDPTNFLRHRLSNTTFVGPTMTYDGSVVSAGALLKAMDDLGGTLALRYNGIDHYSPKQDGVVTVAVSDIFFYSPIRLGDIIEMNAGLTFVGKTSMDILINVNRLNMENQECSHVTTAYFSYVRVDPEGRKKEVPIYIPENEYEVELWKESARRRGAVSS
- a CDS encoding MFS transporter, encoding MRKFLSQPLLVATTTYIGIWYPVTLYAQTKSVFLLGLATTLYNLANGAGSYFWGDLLDRTYRRVEFGVTLPSLLLISSILLNGNLTESLLGYSLAGFSSSLNSPLYSLILLENYSFEEIPKMNSRLSQLTLIGNAAGSISAIFESSYTYPLVLSIFSLPLTLFSISGVTGKPNFDRRLRTKNVKELSEALISFASFNFAAEIFFTAYVPLNYDLKNPKYFIYLSYFILYLIDEGVYYISARIVNGKESFLMYVSLTGRALIVLLTSALLKLRIEPNTSQIPLFVTFGSIYPVFSISFFSYIFRGLKKNRGSIIGIFNAVEDMANIAGSSAVSFFGNDLNLDYLVSFYSFSLSTITLYAFISRRYSTSSSS